Proteins from a single region of Chryseobacterium sp. W4I1:
- a CDS encoding UDP-N-acetylmuramoyl-L-alanyl-D-glutamate--2,6-diaminopimelate ligase, with protein MIITELLKRIPVLEIHGNDAREISELVFDSRKITENSLYVAVRGTVADGHSYIASSVEKGAKAVVCEDFPEILNEDVTYIKVKDSSKALGHLASNFYGNPSQKLKLIGVTGTNGKTSVSTLLFDVFTNLGYDSALLSTVEIRIADEIIPATHTTPDVITINKILAEAVEKGCEFAFMEVSSHGIAQNRIEGLHFKIAGFTNLTHDHLDYHKTFEEYLKTKKRFFDGLEDTAIGITNIDDKNGMVMLQNTKATKKSYALKTMADYHGKSLELDFNGMLLNFNGKEFWTTLTGKFNVYNLLLVFGIATELGFGQDEILQAISKLKRVSGRFETFKSDGGIFFIVDYAHTPDALENILDSINEIRTKNERLITVFGCGGDRDHSKRPEMGNIATKKSTLAIITSDNPRTEDPAQIIKEIESGVEPQNFSKYTSIPDRKEAIKMAIKFAEPKDIVLVAGKGHETYQDINGVKHHFDDKETINELWKLMSK; from the coding sequence ATGATAATAACAGAATTATTAAAAAGGATCCCAGTTTTAGAAATTCACGGCAACGACGCCCGTGAGATTTCAGAATTGGTTTTTGACAGCAGAAAGATCACGGAAAACTCATTGTACGTAGCAGTGAGAGGAACGGTTGCAGACGGACATTCATACATTGCATCATCTGTTGAAAAAGGTGCAAAAGCAGTAGTGTGCGAAGACTTTCCTGAAATATTGAATGAAGACGTAACCTATATTAAGGTAAAAGATTCATCTAAAGCATTGGGGCACCTGGCATCCAACTTTTACGGAAATCCATCTCAGAAACTCAAACTGATCGGGGTTACCGGAACCAACGGAAAAACGTCGGTATCTACCCTTCTTTTTGATGTATTCACAAACTTAGGATATGATTCTGCACTGCTTTCCACGGTGGAGATCAGAATTGCAGATGAAATCATCCCTGCGACCCACACCACTCCGGATGTGATTACCATCAATAAGATTTTAGCCGAAGCCGTTGAGAAAGGCTGTGAATTTGCTTTCATGGAAGTCAGCTCCCATGGAATTGCCCAAAACAGAATTGAGGGACTGCATTTTAAAATTGCAGGATTCACCAACCTTACCCACGATCATTTAGACTATCATAAAACGTTTGAAGAATATCTTAAAACCAAGAAAAGATTCTTTGACGGACTTGAAGATACTGCCATAGGCATTACCAATATTGATGACAAAAACGGTATGGTGATGCTCCAGAATACAAAAGCAACGAAAAAGTCTTACGCTCTGAAAACCATGGCAGATTACCACGGAAAATCTTTAGAACTTGATTTCAACGGAATGCTGCTGAACTTCAACGGAAAAGAATTCTGGACCACATTGACAGGAAAGTTCAATGTCTACAATTTACTATTGGTTTTCGGAATCGCAACAGAACTTGGTTTTGGTCAGGATGAAATTCTGCAGGCGATCAGTAAGCTGAAAAGAGTTTCCGGAAGATTTGAAACCTTCAAATCAGATGGCGGAATTTTCTTCATTGTGGATTATGCTCATACGCCGGATGCTTTGGAAAATATTCTGGACAGCATTAATGAAATCAGGACCAAAAACGAAAGACTGATCACCGTTTTTGGGTGCGGAGGCGACAGAGATCACTCCAAAAGACCTGAAATGGGAAATATTGCTACCAAAAAATCGACATTAGCAATTATCACATCAGACAATCCGAGAACAGAAGATCCTGCACAGATCATCAAGGAAATTGAATCAGGCGTTGAACCTCAGAATTTCAGCAAATACACTTCAATTCCGGATAGAAAAGAAGCTATAAAAATGGCGATTAAATTCGCAGAACCAAAAGATATAGTGTTAGTAGCTGGAAAAGGCCACGAAACCTATCAGGACATTAATGGTGTAAAACATCATTTTGACGACAAGGAAACGATCAACGAACTTTGGAAGTTAATGAGTAAATAA
- the mraY gene encoding phospho-N-acetylmuramoyl-pentapeptide-transferase: MLYYLYEYLTSQGIHIPGLGMLKYISFRAGIAVLFSLVIALVYGKRIINYLRTKQMGELVRDLGLDGQKQKEGTPTMGGLIIIIATIIPVLLFTRITNVYIVLLLVSMVWMGAIGFVDDYLKKVKKNKDGLSGKFKIVGQVGLGLIVGITMYFHPDITVKRKYADAKVVNRNNVEQNFMPTEKITVSTVPFAKNNEFDYSGILFWMNDKDAHEWAWIVFIPIVIFIVTAVSNGANITDGIDGLAAGTSVVILLTLALFAYLSGNIIFADYLNIMFLPNMGETTIFAVAMVGAVIGFFWYNTYPAQVFMGDTGSLMLGGVIAVLAIILRKELLIPVLCGIFLIENVSVMLQVIVFKYRKRKYGLEYAQNNRFFRMSPLHHHYQKGGFHESKIVNRMIIIGVMMAIICLITLKMR; the protein is encoded by the coding sequence ATGCTATACTATCTATACGAATATCTTACAAGCCAGGGAATCCACATACCGGGATTGGGAATGCTTAAATACATTTCTTTCCGTGCCGGAATAGCTGTGCTGTTCTCTCTTGTCATTGCCCTTGTGTATGGAAAAAGGATCATCAATTACCTGAGAACAAAACAGATGGGCGAATTGGTACGTGACCTTGGATTAGACGGGCAAAAGCAGAAAGAAGGAACTCCTACTATGGGAGGGCTTATTATTATCATAGCCACCATCATTCCGGTTCTTCTCTTTACCAGAATTACCAATGTTTATATTGTTCTGCTGCTGGTTTCCATGGTGTGGATGGGGGCTATAGGTTTCGTAGATGATTATTTGAAGAAAGTAAAGAAAAATAAAGACGGTCTGAGCGGAAAATTTAAAATTGTAGGCCAGGTGGGATTAGGGCTAATTGTCGGAATTACAATGTATTTCCATCCAGACATTACCGTGAAAAGAAAATATGCAGATGCAAAAGTAGTGAACAGAAACAATGTAGAGCAGAATTTTATGCCTACAGAAAAAATCACCGTTTCTACCGTTCCTTTTGCTAAAAACAATGAATTTGATTATAGTGGAATTCTGTTCTGGATGAATGATAAAGATGCTCATGAATGGGCATGGATTGTCTTTATTCCAATTGTTATTTTTATCGTGACTGCCGTATCAAACGGAGCCAATATCACAGATGGAATTGATGGACTTGCCGCAGGAACCAGCGTAGTCATACTGCTTACCCTTGCCTTGTTTGCTTACCTCTCCGGGAACATCATCTTTGCAGACTACCTCAATATTATGTTTCTCCCGAATATGGGTGAAACCACCATTTTTGCGGTAGCCATGGTAGGTGCCGTGATCGGTTTCTTTTGGTATAATACATACCCTGCACAGGTTTTTATGGGCGATACAGGAAGCCTGATGCTTGGAGGAGTGATTGCCGTTTTAGCAATTATTTTGAGAAAAGAACTCCTGATTCCCGTTTTATGCGGAATCTTCCTGATTGAAAACGTATCTGTTATGCTTCAGGTTATTGTTTTCAAATACAGAAAAAGAAAATATGGGCTGGAATATGCTCAGAATAATAGATTTTTTAGAATGTCACCATTACACCACCATTATCAGAAAGGAGGATTTCACGAAAGTAAGATCGTAAACAGAATGATTATCATCGGGGTAATGATGGCCATAATATGCCTGATCACATTAAAAATGAGATAG
- the murD gene encoding UDP-N-acetylmuramoyl-L-alanine--D-glutamate ligase: protein MEIVVLGGGESGCGAAYLAKKQGLEVFLSDKGAIKDNYKQFLAENEIEFEEGNHNEERILNADWIVKSPGIPKKAEIIHKIHDKGIRLSSEIEFASEFTDAKIIAITGSNGKTTTTSLIYYILKNDGLNVGLGGNIGYSFAKQVADENHEYYVLEVSSFQLDDIQNFRPYISLLLNLSQDHLDQYNYNYEEYALAKFRIAENQENDNFFIYNKDDEMSKNILEKLEIKAKMIPFSTKEKLSEGGFIDDDQIIVKMKDEFSMKVDKLSLLGNHNVANSLAASIAGKILEINNESIRNSLMTFQAVEHRLEFVTEINGVKYINDSKATNVNATYYALESMKTPTVWLVGGLDKGNDYSEIEELVKRKVKAIVCLGIDNIKIIDFFRDKKEFIYDTSSMEEAVKISKSLAKSGDTVLLSPCCASFDLFKSYEDRGKQFKEQVLK, encoded by the coding sequence ATGGAAATAGTTGTTTTAGGAGGTGGAGAGAGCGGATGCGGAGCTGCTTATTTAGCGAAAAAACAAGGTCTGGAAGTTTTTCTTTCAGACAAAGGTGCTATTAAGGATAACTATAAGCAGTTTTTAGCCGAAAATGAAATTGAATTTGAAGAAGGAAACCACAACGAAGAAAGAATTTTAAATGCAGACTGGATTGTAAAAAGCCCAGGAATTCCCAAAAAGGCAGAAATCATCCATAAAATTCATGATAAAGGAATAAGACTTTCCTCTGAAATTGAATTTGCCTCAGAATTTACCGATGCCAAAATCATCGCTATCACAGGAAGCAACGGAAAAACAACCACCACTTCCCTGATCTACTATATTCTGAAAAACGACGGATTAAATGTAGGGCTAGGCGGAAACATAGGATACAGCTTTGCCAAACAGGTAGCTGATGAAAACCATGAGTATTATGTACTGGAGGTAAGTTCTTTCCAACTGGATGATATTCAGAATTTCAGACCTTATATTTCTCTATTGCTGAATCTGTCTCAAGATCACTTAGATCAATACAACTACAATTATGAAGAATATGCTTTAGCTAAATTCAGAATTGCTGAGAACCAGGAAAATGATAATTTCTTCATCTACAATAAGGATGATGAAATGAGTAAAAATATCCTTGAGAAGCTGGAAATAAAAGCTAAAATGATTCCCTTCTCTACAAAAGAAAAACTGTCGGAAGGTGGTTTCATTGATGACGATCAGATTATAGTAAAAATGAAAGATGAGTTTTCCATGAAGGTTGATAAACTTTCTCTTCTGGGAAATCATAATGTTGCCAACAGCTTAGCCGCTTCAATAGCAGGTAAAATACTGGAAATCAACAACGAAAGCATCAGAAACTCATTAATGACGTTCCAGGCGGTAGAGCATAGGCTTGAATTCGTGACAGAAATCAATGGTGTAAAATACATCAACGACAGTAAGGCAACCAATGTAAATGCCACTTACTACGCTTTAGAAAGCATGAAAACTCCAACGGTTTGGCTCGTAGGGGGACTAGATAAAGGAAACGATTACTCAGAAATTGAAGAGCTCGTTAAAAGAAAAGTAAAAGCCATTGTGTGCTTAGGAATAGACAATATCAAGATCATAGACTTCTTTAGAGACAAAAAAGAATTCATCTATGACACTTCAAGTATGGAAGAAGCCGTGAAAATATCAAAATCACTGGCCAAAAGCGGAGATACCGTTTTACTTTCCCCATGCTGCGCGAGTTTTGACCTTTTCAAAAGCTATGAAGACAGAGGAAAACAGTTTAAAGAGCAAGTATTAAAGTAA
- a CDS encoding FtsW/RodA/SpoVE family cell cycle protein → MDEQNTESRIELLKGDKVLWMVILVISIFSIFPVYSASSNLEYIVNNGTTTGHVIKHMFFVVLGLVIMRVVGMVKYEYIGKLSSILLGLMIVLLVVTMFTGQTIDGASASRWLKIPGTPISFQPSSFAFLMLVIYLCRYLTKKITRERLPIENIMYIFGPILLVFVLVAKDNGSTALMILMVSVIVLIIGQLHWKYIAGFISSSFVAIILFLIIALNTNLIGGNRVHTWMSRVETFTSSKAKTTDVDDESVKAKNYQVMQAKAAIVHGGITGMGPGKSALKQMLPQSASDFIFAVIVEEYGLIGAAFLICLYLIMMIRIVMIASKMPAFFGSLLVLSLGVMIFIQLAVNIAVAVNLIPVTGQPLPLISYGGTSMLVTYLQLGIILNISSRIQIYDEEGMGKKQSVAEINDIA, encoded by the coding sequence ATGGACGAACAGAATACAGAAAGCAGAATTGAACTTCTAAAGGGTGATAAAGTACTTTGGATGGTCATCCTTGTGATCTCCATTTTCTCTATTTTCCCCGTATATTCTGCAAGTTCAAACCTGGAATATATTGTCAATAACGGGACCACAACAGGTCACGTGATCAAGCATATGTTCTTTGTAGTCTTAGGTCTCGTCATTATGAGAGTCGTTGGAATGGTGAAATACGAATACATTGGAAAGCTCAGCAGCATTCTGCTCGGCTTAATGATTGTTCTCCTTGTTGTTACTATGTTTACAGGTCAGACCATTGACGGAGCCAGTGCTTCAAGATGGTTAAAAATTCCGGGAACACCCATTTCATTCCAGCCATCCTCTTTTGCCTTTTTAATGCTCGTTATTTATCTCTGCAGATATCTCACCAAGAAAATAACAAGAGAAAGACTTCCGATAGAGAATATTATGTACATTTTCGGACCTATCCTATTGGTATTTGTATTGGTAGCAAAAGATAACGGGTCTACCGCATTGATGATCCTGATGGTTTCCGTAATTGTCCTGATCATAGGACAGCTTCATTGGAAATACATTGCAGGATTTATTTCTTCCTCATTTGTAGCCATTATTCTGTTTCTCATTATTGCGTTAAATACCAATCTGATCGGTGGAAACCGTGTTCATACATGGATGAGCCGTGTCGAAACATTTACTTCCAGCAAAGCAAAAACAACCGATGTAGATGATGAAAGTGTAAAAGCTAAAAACTATCAGGTAATGCAGGCCAAGGCAGCCATCGTTCATGGTGGAATTACCGGAATGGGACCCGGGAAAAGTGCATTAAAACAAATGCTTCCACAGTCTGCCTCCGACTTTATTTTCGCAGTGATTGTAGAAGAATATGGGTTGATAGGAGCAGCTTTCCTAATATGTCTGTATCTGATTATGATGATCCGGATCGTAATGATCGCCAGCAAAATGCCCGCATTTTTCGGGTCACTGCTCGTGCTCAGTCTCGGGGTGATGATTTTCATTCAGCTTGCAGTGAATATTGCAGTAGCTGTCAATTTGATTCCGGTAACAGGACAGCCGTTGCCACTCATAAGTTATGGCGGAACCTCCATGCTGGTTACTTACCTCCAGCTTGGAATTATTTTAAATATAAGCTCAAGAATACAGATATACGATGAAGAAGGAATGGGCAAAAAACAAAGTGTAGCAGAAATTAATGATATAGCATAA
- the murG gene encoding undecaprenyldiphospho-muramoylpentapeptide beta-N-acetylglucosaminyltransferase codes for MNKKLKVVLSGGGTGGHIFPAIAIADEIRKRFPDTEFLFIGANGKMEMEKVPQAGYKIEGIDIAGIDRGNLLSNLGLPFKILKSLSKSKRMIKNFAPDFAIGTGGFASGPALYEASKMGIPIFIQEQNAHAGVTNKILSKKAKAVFTAYPKVEGFPADKIKFLGNPIRENIISGMTETSSAKEKMGLNKDKLTILSVGGSLGSRTLNNAWRSHLNELVNKDNQLIWQTGKLDYKDILEETKDSENRNIQIREFIKEMELAYSAADIIVSRAGAIAISELAVAKKPVLLVPFPFAAEDHQTKNAMNLVEKNAARMVKDSEMQEKFWNTLEEICNSESLRNEMSQNLEYFAKPNAAKEIVDEIFKTVKSTV; via the coding sequence ATGAACAAAAAACTAAAAGTAGTATTATCCGGCGGCGGAACAGGAGGACACATCTTCCCGGCCATCGCTATTGCAGATGAAATCAGAAAAAGATTTCCTGATACGGAATTTTTGTTCATTGGAGCCAACGGAAAAATGGAAATGGAAAAAGTTCCGCAGGCTGGCTATAAAATTGAGGGAATTGATATTGCCGGAATCGACAGAGGAAATCTTTTGTCCAATTTAGGGCTTCCTTTCAAAATTTTGAAGAGCTTATCCAAATCAAAAAGGATGATTAAAAACTTCGCTCCGGATTTTGCAATAGGAACAGGAGGTTTCGCCAGCGGGCCTGCCCTTTACGAAGCCAGTAAAATGGGGATTCCTATTTTCATTCAGGAACAGAATGCTCATGCAGGTGTTACCAATAAAATTTTAAGCAAGAAAGCTAAAGCCGTTTTCACAGCTTATCCAAAAGTAGAAGGCTTTCCTGCTGACAAAATAAAATTTCTGGGCAACCCGATCCGTGAGAATATTATCTCCGGAATGACAGAAACCTCTTCAGCGAAAGAGAAAATGGGCCTCAATAAAGATAAGCTTACTATTCTTTCCGTAGGTGGTTCTTTAGGCTCCAGGACATTAAACAATGCATGGAGATCTCATTTGAATGAACTTGTAAACAAAGATAATCAGCTGATCTGGCAAACAGGAAAGCTTGATTATAAAGATATTTTAGAAGAAACAAAAGATAGCGAAAACAGAAATATCCAGATCCGGGAATTTATTAAAGAAATGGAACTGGCCTACTCTGCAGCAGACATCATCGTTTCAAGAGCTGGAGCTATAGCCATTTCAGAGCTTGCAGTAGCTAAAAAACCGGTTCTTTTGGTTCCCTTCCCATTTGCGGCAGAAGACCATCAGACCAAAAACGCCATGAATCTGGTTGAAAAAAATGCAGCCAGAATGGTAAAAGACTCTGAAATGCAGGAAAAATTCTGGAATACCCTGGAAGAAATCTGCAACAGTGAAAGTCTAAGAAATGAAATGTCTCAAAATCTGGAATATTTTGCCAAACCAAATGCCGCAAAAGAGATTGTAGATGAGATATTTAAAACTGTAAAAAGTACAGTGTAA
- the murC gene encoding UDP-N-acetylmuramate--L-alanine ligase produces the protein MNILETYQNYYFVGIGGIGMSALARYFHASGKNVLGYDKTNTKLTQQLIIEGIDIVFEDVLDEKITSLQKGETLVIYTPAIKKLGILDYFNENQFEVLKRAKVLGLITENTDCIAVAGTHGKTTTSTLVSHLCKEANLPFSCFLGGISENFKSNFLFNGTKYSVVEADEYDRSFLSLSPDWAVVTSTDADHLDIYGDKSHIEEGFKQFAALVPDDKQLFVRKGLDIGRNHKTYAVNEEADYYSDNLRMDHDKIYFDFHTPSETVKDFVWEIPGIHNVENATAALAILHNLGVDFETLKKAIANFKGIKRRYTKHIYPNGKIYIDDYAHHPTEINAVLSSIRTFYPDKKLLVIFQPHLFSRTRDFADGFAESLDKADELILLDIYPARELQENFEGITSGWLLEKVNLDKKEKSDLSGAFEKIKEKDFDILLTVGAGNIDTLYDPICEWINSSVQSKM, from the coding sequence ATGAACATATTAGAAACATATCAAAATTATTACTTCGTTGGAATCGGAGGTATCGGGATGAGCGCCTTGGCGCGCTACTTCCATGCTTCAGGCAAAAATGTTTTAGGCTACGATAAAACCAACACCAAACTCACTCAACAACTGATAATTGAGGGAATTGATATTGTTTTTGAAGATGTACTTGACGAAAAAATAACTTCGCTTCAGAAAGGAGAAACTTTGGTAATCTACACTCCTGCTATTAAAAAACTGGGAATTTTAGATTATTTTAATGAAAATCAATTTGAAGTTTTAAAGCGGGCAAAAGTTTTAGGTTTAATTACAGAAAATACAGACTGTATCGCAGTTGCAGGAACCCATGGAAAAACAACAACTTCTACCTTGGTTTCTCACCTGTGCAAAGAAGCCAATCTTCCGTTTTCATGCTTTTTAGGAGGTATTTCTGAAAATTTTAAGTCGAACTTCCTGTTTAACGGGACAAAATATTCTGTCGTAGAAGCAGATGAATATGACAGAAGCTTCCTGAGCCTTTCTCCGGACTGGGCTGTGGTAACTTCAACGGATGCAGACCATCTGGATATTTATGGGGACAAAAGCCATATTGAAGAAGGATTCAAACAGTTTGCAGCACTTGTGCCGGATGACAAACAGCTGTTTGTAAGAAAAGGTCTGGATATTGGCAGGAATCATAAAACATATGCAGTCAATGAAGAAGCAGATTACTATTCAGACAACCTGCGTATGGATCACGATAAGATCTATTTTGATTTCCATACCCCTTCCGAAACGGTAAAAGATTTTGTATGGGAAATTCCGGGAATCCATAATGTAGAAAATGCTACAGCTGCATTGGCTATTCTGCACAATTTAGGCGTAGATTTTGAAACCCTGAAAAAGGCTATTGCAAATTTTAAAGGAATTAAAAGAAGATATACCAAACATATTTATCCAAACGGTAAAATTTATATCGATGATTATGCGCACCACCCGACAGAAATCAATGCCGTACTAAGCTCTATCAGAACATTTTACCCCGATAAAAAATTATTGGTGATCTTTCAGCCACATCTTTTCAGCAGAACAAGAGATTTCGCTGACGGATTTGCTGAAAGTTTAGATAAAGCAGATGAGCTAATCCTTCTCGACATTTACCCTGCAAGAGAGCTTCAGGAAAATTTTGAAGGAATAACATCCGGCTGGTTATTGGAAAAAGTGAATTTAGATAAAAAAGAAAAATCGGATCTGTCCGGTGCTTTTGAAAAAATAAAAGAAAAAGATTTTGACATCCTTCTCACCGTAGGCGCAGGAAATATAGATACCCTGTATGACCCTATTTGCGAATGGATAAATTCTTCTGTACAAAGTAAAATGTAA
- a CDS encoding cell division protein FtsQ/DivIB → MKNKYRILKITVTVIILGLLLSFSLKRFSGQKITDNKISVKMNEKTPVYFVDEKDIREIVKKENPSGKVGDLNIPVLEKKINSLPAVDSANVYLNLNGKLYLDIKQRVPVFRLNKDGRDFYVDQKGTEFPTSKTYSHPCMLVTGNVKPDEYKKLAELIEKIDKDDFSKKFFIGISKSKDDYNLLTSEGNYKVELGDLDNIEFKVKGFKTFVEKYLVFQDPQKYSMVSIKYQNQIVTTLNPYFKENDSILKAGNLELAKAPILAASKKPEAMPKTSETKKTKAPAVKPKEKPKPKTAVKPKEIRKTEKKPTATKPKAKVKNRIKGVQKDD, encoded by the coding sequence ATGAAAAATAAATACAGAATATTAAAAATTACTGTCACAGTGATCATCCTTGGATTACTGCTGAGTTTCTCATTGAAGAGATTCAGCGGCCAGAAGATCACGGACAATAAGATTTCTGTAAAAATGAATGAAAAAACACCCGTATACTTTGTTGATGAAAAAGACATCCGGGAAATTGTAAAAAAAGAAAACCCTTCCGGAAAGGTAGGAGATCTGAATATTCCTGTGCTTGAAAAAAAGATCAATTCCCTTCCCGCAGTTGACAGTGCCAATGTTTATCTGAACCTTAACGGAAAACTCTATCTGGATATCAAACAGAGAGTCCCGGTTTTCAGACTTAATAAAGATGGAAGAGACTTTTATGTAGATCAGAAAGGCACTGAATTCCCTACTTCAAAAACCTACTCGCATCCCTGCATGCTGGTAACCGGAAATGTGAAACCTGATGAATACAAAAAGCTGGCAGAGCTCATTGAAAAAATTGATAAAGATGATTTCAGCAAAAAATTCTTTATCGGAATATCAAAAAGTAAAGACGATTATAATCTTCTGACAAGTGAAGGAAATTATAAAGTGGAGCTGGGAGATCTTGACAATATTGAATTTAAAGTAAAAGGATTCAAAACTTTCGTGGAAAAATACCTGGTATTTCAGGATCCACAAAAGTACAGTATGGTTTCCATAAAATATCAAAACCAGATTGTAACTACCTTAAATCCTTACTTTAAAGAAAACGACAGTATTCTGAAAGCTGGAAATCTGGAACTGGCAAAAGCCCCGATACTGGCGGCATCAAAAAAACCGGAAGCCATGCCTAAAACTTCAGAAACAAAAAAAACGAAAGCACCTGCAGTAAAGCCCAAGGAAAAACCAAAACCCAAAACAGCAGTCAAGCCAAAGGAAATCAGGAAAACAGAGAAAAAGCCCACGGCTACTAAGCCCAAAGCCAAGGTAAAAAATAGAATAAAAGGAGTCCAAAAGGACGATTAG
- the ftsA gene encoding cell division protein FtsA, translated as MENQEYSVGLDIGTTKIVAIVGRRNAHGKIEVLGVGKAKSLGVHKGIVNNISQTINSIKAAVSEAQSSAGVPIRKVTVGIAGKHIRSLQHSDYIMREHPDKFITDDDIEALKDQVKKLVMLPGEEIIHVLPQEYKVDSEGEIQEPVGMHGKRLEANFHVVVGQMGSIRNIARCVREAGLEMEALTLEPLASSEAVLTKEEKEAGVAIVDIGGGTTDIAIFKDNIIRHTCVIPYGGGIITEDIKEGCSIIEKHAEQLKVKFGSAVPELEKDSTFVTIPGLHGRPDKEISLKTLAQIINARVEEILEMVNTELKAYGAFEQKKKLIAGIVLTGGGSNLKHLRQLANYTTGFDSRIGFANEYIANDKNQYLKGPEFATSIGLLMESLKIRDKKQGAEMEELMEEETAKVETSAAQIETVQSVQPAPVVQEQSIVNEQRENRRAKLTFGQSLMEKVKKFFEEVE; from the coding sequence ATGGAAAATCAAGAGTATTCAGTAGGTCTGGACATCGGGACAACGAAAATTGTCGCGATTGTCGGAAGGAGGAATGCACACGGGAAAATAGAAGTTCTCGGTGTTGGGAAGGCCAAAAGTCTTGGAGTTCATAAAGGTATTGTAAATAATATCTCACAAACCATTAATTCAATCAAAGCTGCTGTGTCTGAAGCACAATCCAGTGCAGGAGTGCCTATCCGTAAGGTCACGGTAGGTATCGCCGGAAAACACATCCGTTCCCTGCAGCATTCTGATTATATTATGCGTGAACATCCAGACAAATTTATTACAGATGACGACATCGAAGCACTAAAAGATCAGGTGAAAAAACTGGTCATGCTTCCTGGTGAAGAAATTATCCATGTTCTTCCCCAGGAATATAAAGTGGATTCCGAAGGTGAAATTCAGGAACCGGTGGGAATGCATGGTAAACGTTTAGAAGCCAATTTCCACGTGGTAGTAGGACAGATGGGCAGCATCAGGAACATCGCAAGGTGTGTAAGAGAAGCAGGCCTGGAAATGGAAGCCCTTACCCTGGAACCGTTGGCATCTTCAGAAGCTGTATTAACTAAAGAAGAAAAAGAAGCAGGCGTTGCTATTGTAGATATAGGAGGCGGTACCACAGATATTGCCATTTTCAAAGATAATATCATCCGTCATACTTGCGTTATCCCTTACGGAGGTGGTATTATTACAGAAGATATTAAAGAAGGCTGCTCTATTATTGAAAAACATGCAGAACAGCTGAAAGTAAAATTTGGTTCTGCAGTTCCAGAACTTGAAAAAGACAGTACATTTGTTACTATTCCAGGGCTTCACGGAAGACCGGATAAAGAAATTTCCCTTAAAACTTTGGCTCAAATTATCAATGCCAGAGTGGAAGAAATCCTGGAAATGGTCAATACAGAATTAAAAGCTTACGGAGCATTTGAGCAAAAGAAAAAGCTGATCGCGGGCATTGTCCTTACGGGAGGCGGATCCAACTTGAAGCACCTTCGTCAGCTGGCCAATTATACGACAGGTTTCGACAGCAGAATTGGTTTTGCAAATGAATATATTGCAAACGATAAGAACCAGTACCTGAAAGGCCCGGAATTTGCTACTTCAATCGGCCTGCTGATGGAGAGTTTGAAGATTCGGGACAAAAAACAGGGTGCTGAAATGGAAGAGCTGATGGAGGAAGAAACTGCCAAAGTGGAAACCTCTGCAGCACAGATAGAAACAGTTCAGTCTGTTCAGCCGGCACCTGTAGTTCAGGAACAATCCATTGTTAATGAACAGCGGGAAAACAGAAGAGCGAAACTCACTTTTGGGCAGTCGCTTATGGAAAAAGTTAAAAAATTCTTTGAAGAAGTAGAGTAA